In bacterium BMS3Abin08, the DNA window CGTCTTGGTATATTTGGTTCATACGCAAAGGGAGAATCAACAGAAAAAAGCGATATTGATATCATAGTTGAATTACAGACTCCTGATATATTTAAGATGATACATATTAAGGAAGAATTACAGGAATTGTTAGGCAAGCGTGTGGACATTATAAGAAATCGTGACAAAATGAATCCTTATTTAAAAAAACATATAGAAAAAGAGGCGATATATGTATGACAGGGAGTTGGTTGTTGATATTCTGCATCAAATTGATAATGCGATAGATAAAATTTTATATCGCTTTTCTGTTATAAAATCTGCTAACGACTTTACAGATACCCCTGAGGGGATGGAAAAACTGGATTCTATATGTATGCAGCTCATAGCAATAGGAGAAAGTCTTAAGAATATAGACAAAATTGCAGGTAAGTCGTTCTTGTCTCGATATGGGGGTGTAGACTGGAAAGGCATAAAAGGGATGCGTGATATCATAACTCACCACTATTTTGATATTGATGCTGAGGCGATTTTTGAAGTATGCAGGACACATATCCCAAAATTGAAAGAGGCAATAAATATAATCTTATCTGATATAAAAAACAACACATAACACCTCTTTCCTTTTGAGCATATAGTAGGTGGCTCTGGCAAGTTTATGTGCAAGTATCGATAGTGCTTTGGCTTTACCGTGTTTCCGCTCAAGTTTTGCCTTATACTTCTTGGCCTCAGGGTTTCTTCTGAGAAAGAGCACTGCTGCTTCAGAGAATGCCCATTTCAGATGGACGTTGCCGATCTTTTTCCCTGATGTTCCATAACGTTTGCCTGCTGACTCCTTGGCTGATTT includes these proteins:
- a CDS encoding transposase IS116/IS110/IS902 family protein — encoded protein: MAERFPDESVCKSIELDLSLINHYDELLMRLEHEISLIAKTHDADSYFRIRSIPGVGRILGLTILYEIHDINRFPRVQDFVSYCRLVKSAKESAGKRYGTSGKKIGNVHLKWAFSEAAVLFLRRNPEAKKYKAKLERKHGKAKALSILAHKLARATYYMLKRKEVLCVVFYIR
- a CDS encoding nucleotidyltransferase domain protein, which translates into the protein MMSSSEIQQLLKIYKEKTASRYGISRLGIFGSYAKGESTEKSDIDIIVELQTPDIFKMIHIKEELQELLGKRVDIIRNRDKMNPYLKKHIEKEAIYV